The following are encoded in a window of Ricinus communis isolate WT05 ecotype wild-type chromosome 4, ASM1957865v1, whole genome shotgun sequence genomic DNA:
- the LOC8272636 gene encoding ribosome-binding ATPase YchF yields MARVVARSTLIPTLSSSFICRNPYLFTKTSQFINNSNRRFSSSFKISMSLKAGIVGLPNVGKSTLFNAVVENGKAQAANFPFCTIEPNVGTVAVPDPRLHVLSGLSKSQRAVPASIEFVDIAGLVKGASQGEGLGNKFLSHIREVDSILQVVRCFEDNDIVHVSGKVDPKSDIDVINLELVFSDLDQIEKRLEKLKKGKAKDSQSKLKEEAEKSALERIQGALMDGKPARSVALSDFEKDAIKHLCLLTMKPVIYVANVAESDLAVPDNNPHVKEVMNLASDLQSGLVAVSAQVESELTELPVDERTEYLKSLGVSESGLGNLIRATYNLLGLRTYFTSGEKETKAWTILAGMTAPQAAGVIHSDFEKGFIRAETVAYDDFVAAGSLAAAREKGVLRSEGKDYVVQEGDVMLFRFNV; encoded by the exons ATGGCGAGAGTAGTAGCGCGCAGTACCCTTATACCTACCTTATCATCATCATTCATATGCAGAAATCCTTATCTTTTCACTAAGACCTCTCAATTTATAAACAACAGCAACCGGCGGTTTTCatcttcttttaaaataagCATGAGCTTAAAAGCTGGAATCGTCGGCCTCCCTAATGTCGGAAAATCCACTCTCTTTAACGCCGTT GTGGAGAACGGTAAAGCACAAGCAGCTAATTTTCCGTTTTGTACAATAGAGCCAAATGTAGGCACTGTCGCTGTTCCAGATCCGCGTTTACACGTGCTTTCTGGTCTTAGCAAATCTCAGCGTGCAGTTCCAGCTTCTATTGAGTTCGTGGATATTGCTGGACTCGTCAAAGGCGCTAGTCAAGGAGag GGGTTAGGCAATAAGTTCTTATCTCATATTCGCGAGGTCGACTCCATTCTTCAG GTTGTGAGGTGTTTTGAAGACAATGACATTGTTCATGTGAGTGGCAAGGTTGATCCTAAGTCTGATATTGACGTGATCAACTTAgagcttgttttctcagatttggACCAG ATTGAGAAAAGATTAGAGAAGCTTAAAAAAGGGAAGGCAAAGGATTCACAGTCTAAACTCAAG GAGGAAGCAGAAAAGTCTGCTTTGGAAAGAATTCAAGGGGCATTGATGGATGGAAAACCAGCACGATCTGTAGCATTATCAGACTTTGAAAAGGATGCAATAAAGCATCTCTGCTTGCTTACAATGAAACCGGTTATATATGTGGCAAATGTTGCTGAATCTGACCTTGCTGTTCCTGATAATAACCCGCATGTCAAAGAAGTGATGAATCTTGCATCTGATCTGCAATCTGGACTGGTTGCAGTTTCGGCACAG GTTGAGTCAGAGCTTACTGAACTGCCGGTTGACGAAAGAACTGAGTATCTGAAATCACTTGGAGTCAGTGAAAGTGGCCTTGGAAATCTTATTAGGGCAACATATAACCTTTTAGGACTTCGTACATACTTCACTTCTGGTGAAAAG GAAACAAAAGCATGGACCATACTAGCAG GGATGACTGCACCTCAGGCTGCTGGAGTTATACACTCTGACTTCGAGAAAGGTTTTATTCGAGCTGAGACA GTGGCCTATGATGATTTCGTTGCTGCTGGTTCGTTAGCAGCTGCAAGAGAAAAAGGAGTA TTGAGATCTGAAGGTAAAGATTACGTTGTTCAAGAAGGAGATGTCATGCTATTTCGTTTCAATGTTTAG
- the LOC8272633 gene encoding protein NARROW LEAF 1, with protein MECSRLNMRARCSGSTPSEESALDAERNCCSHPNLPSLSPRTLQPFVSAGQHCESSAAYFSWPSWRLNDAVEERANYFSNLQKGVLPETLNRLPRGQRATTLLELMTIRAFHSKILRCYSLGTAIGFRIQRGVLTDIPAILVFVSRKVHKQWLSPIQCLPNALEGPGGVWCDVDVVEFSYFGAPEPTPKEQLYTEIVDDLRGGDLCIGSGFQVASQETYGTLGAIVKSQTGTRQVGFLTNRHVAVDLDYPNQKMFHPLPPTLGPGVYLGAVERATSFITDDLWYGIFAGMNPETFVRADGAFIPFADDFDMSTVTTSVKGVGQIGDVKIIDLQCPIGSLIGKQVMKVGRSSGLTTGTILAYGLEYNDEKGICFLTDFLVVGENQQTFDLEGDSGSLIIMKGENGEKPRPIGIIWGGTANRGRLKLKVGQPPENWTSGVDLGRLLNLLELGLITTDEGLKVAIQEQRIASSTTIGSTIGDSSPLDGMLPSDKVEESLGLQIEHIPLEVELGNSEINPRLVETNFHLEDGIMVAPSVEHQFIPSFTRQSPLHKSNLSDKVVLENLASLRNGCNEDVCVSLHLGDNEAKKRSSNASTSIEEPK; from the exons ATGGAGTGTAGTAGATTGAATATGAGGGCTCGTTGCTCTGGTTCAACACCATCAGAGGAATCAGCTTTAGATGCTGAAAGAAACTGTTGCAGTCATCCTAATCTACCTTCATTAAGTCCCCGAACTCTTCAACCTTTTGTTTCTGCTGGACAACATTGTGAGAGCAGTGCTGCTTACTTCTCATGGCCTAGTTGGCGGTTAAATGATGCTGTTGAGGAAAGGGCAAACTATTTTTCAAATCTACAAAAAGGGGTTCTACCTGAAACTCTTAATCGATTACCGAGAGGGCAGCGGGCAACCACATTACTTGAGCTCATGACTATTAGGGCATTCCATAGCAAGATTCTGCGTTGTTATAGTCTTGGCACAGCTATTGGGTTTCGTATTCAACGAGGTGTGTTGACAGACATACCAGCCattcttgtttttgtttctaGGAAAGTTCATAAGCAATGGCTCAGCCCCATCCAATGTTTACCCAATGCCCTTGAG GGACCTGGAGGTGTATGGTGTGATGTTGATGTGGTTGAGTTCTCATATTTCGGTGCTCCTGAACCAACTCCCAAGGAACAATTGTACACTGAGATTGTGGATGATTTACGTGGGGGTGATTTATGCATTGGTTCAGGTTTTCAG GTGGCAAGCCAGGAGACATATGGGACCTTGGGTGCTATTGTGAAGAGTCAGACTGGCACCCGACAAGTTGGTTTTCTAACAAATAGGCATGTTGCAGTTGACTTGGACTACCCAAATCAAAAGATGTTTCATCCTTTGCCCCCGACACTCGGACCTGGGGTATATCTTGGTGCAGTAGAGAGGGCTACTTCATTTATCACAGACGACCTTTGGTATGGCATCTTTGCTGGAATGAACCCTG AGACATTTGTGCGAGCAGATGGGGCATTCATCCCATTTGCTGATGACTTTGATATGTCGACTGTTACCACATCTGTGAAAGGTGTAGGACAAATTGGTGATGTCAAGATTATAGATTTGCAGTGTCCAATCGGTAGCCTTATTGGGAAGCAGGTGATGAAGGTTGGAAGAAGTTCTGGCTTGACCACAGGAACTATATTGGCATACGGTCTCGAGTACAACGATGAGAAAGGCATATGCTTCTTAACTGATTTTCTTGTTGTAGGTGAGAACCAGCAAACTTTTGACCTCGAAGGAGACAGTGGAAGCTTGATCATAATGAAGGGTGAGAATGGTGAGAAGCCAAGGCCAATTGGGATTATATGGGGTGGTACTGCCAATCGTGGTCGACTTAAGCTGAAAGTTGGCCAGCCTCCCGAAAATTGGACTAGTGGAGTTGATCTTGGACGCCTTCTGAATCTTCTTGAACTTGGTCTCATCACTACTGATGAAGGGCTTAAAG TGGCAATACAAGAACAAAGGATTGCATCATCAACAACAATTGGCTCAACTATAGGAGACTCCTCACCTTTAGATGGAATGCTTCCATCAGACAAAGTTGAAGAGTCGCTTGGTCTTCAGATTGAGCATATCCCTTTGGAAGTTGAACTTGGAAACTCTGAAATAAACCCAAGATTAGTGGAAACTAACTTTCATTTAGAGGATGGGATCATGGTGGCTCCAAGCGTTGAACATCAATTTATCCCAAGCTTCACAAGACAGTCTCCTCTACATAAGAGCAACTTATCGGATAAGGTGGTCTTGGAAAATCTTGCCTCTCTTAGGAATGGGTGTAATGAAGATGTGTGTGTTTCATTGCACTTGGGTGACAATGAAGCGAAAAAAAGGAGTTCTAATGCTTCAACTAGTATCGAAGAACCAAAATGA
- the LOC8272632 gene encoding serine/arginine-rich splicing factor SR45 isoform X3 gives MAKPARGRPSPPSGSGSGSSSRSRSRSRSRSRSFSGSGSGSGSTSRSRSVSSRSRSRSFSSSSPSRSLSSGSRSPPPRKSPAEVARRGRSPPPQSRKASPPPRKASPTRESLVLHIDSLSRNVNEGHLKEIFSNFGEIIHVELAMDRSVNLPKGYGYVEFKTRTDAEKALLYMDGAQIDGNVVRARFTLPPRQKVSPPPKPIAAAPKRDAPKTDNAGADVEKDGPKRQKESPPHRKPLASPRRRSPIARRGGSPRRLPDSPPRRRADSPPARRRMDSPYRRGDTPPRRRPASPARGRSPSPPRRYRSPARRMRGSPVRRRSPPPPRRRTPPRRARSPPRRSPLRRRSRSPIRRPARSRSRSISPRRGRAPAARRGRSSSYSGSPSPRKQVTRKISRSRSPRRPLRGRSTSNSSSSSSPPRKP, from the exons ATGGCAAAGCCAGCGCGGGGCCGTCCCTCGCCGCCGTCTGGCTCCGGCTCAGGCTCATCCTCTCGATCCCGGTCGAGGTCGAGGTCTCGCTCACGGTCTTTCTCGGGTTCAGGTTCAGGTTCAGGTTCGACCTCTCGCTCTCGTTCAGTGTCCTCTCGCTCTCGCTCCAGGTCATTCTCTTCCTCGTCTCCTTCTCGTAGCCTCAGCTCTGGTAGCCGCAGTCCTCCTCCGAGAAAGAG TCCTGCTGAGGTAGCTAGGCGAGGCCGTTCTCCGCCACCACAATCTAGAAAAGCTTCTCCGCCTCCGAG GAAGGCTTCTCCCACTCGTGAGTCTCTTGTTCTTCATATCGACTCCCTTAGCAGGAATGTGAATGAGGgccatttaaaagaaatattca GTAACTTTGGTGAAATTATACATGTGGAATTGGCAATGGACCGTAGT GTTAATCTTCCAAAAGGATATGGATATGTTGAGTTCAAGACACGGACTGACGCTGAGAAGGCCTTACTATACATGGATGGG GCCCAAATTGATGGCAATGTTGTTCGGGCAAGGTTCACATTACCTCCGCGACAGAAGGTTTCACCACCCCCAAAGCCTATTGCTGCTGCTCCAAAGAGAGATGCTCCCAAAACTGATAATGCTGGTGCTGATGTTGAGAAGGATGggccaaaacggcaaaaagaAT CTCCTCCTCATCGGAAACCTCTAGCATCTCCTCGAAGAAGATCTCCTATTGCACGGAGAGGTGGATCTCCTAGACGTCTTCCTGATTCTCCTCCACGTCGACGTGCAGATTCTCCTCCTGCTCGTCGGCGGATGGATTCTCCTTATCGTCGTGGAGATACACCTCCAAGGCGGAGACCAGCATCACCAGCTAGAGGACGTTCTCCATCTCCACCAAGGCGTTATAGATCCCCTGCAAG AAGGATGCGCGGTAGTCCTGTGCGCAGACgttctcctcctcctccaagGCGACG CACACCTCCTCGACGAGCCCGTAGTCCTCCCAGAAGGTCTCCCCTTCGTCGTCGTAGTCGCTCTCCGATTCGTCGGCCTGCTCGCTCGCGTTCAAGATCAATTTCACCAAGGAG AGGCCGAGCACCTGCTGCAAGGCGTGGGAGGTCATCATCCTATTCTGGATCACCTAGTCCTCGCAAG CAGGTTACTCGCAAGATATCAAGGAGCCGTAGTCCTAGAAG GCCTCTGCGAGGAAGAAGCACTAGCAACAGTAGCAGTAGCAGTTCACCACCCCGTAAACCATAG
- the LOC8272635 gene encoding auxin-responsive protein SAUR78 has translation MKKINLILRKCKSLSRQLGRSSSYSSLRSKSTREELWGDHKEEDEEHQSTLFVGSTRKRYVISSKYLSHPLVNALIQKSKQKQGEEILVVKCEVVLFDHLLWMLENADPNLSFDSLEELAELYVF, from the coding sequence atgaagaagatCAATCTGATACTAAGGAAGTGCAAGAGTTTGTCAAGGCAACTAGGAAGATCTTCATCCTACAGTAGCCTAAGGTCTAAATCTACTAGAGAAGAATTATGGGGTGACCACaaggaagaagatgaagaacaTCAAAGTACTCTCTTTGTTGGAAGTACAAGAAAACGTTATGTGATTAGCTCTAAGTACCTGAGTCATCCTCTAGTGAATGCTCTAATCCAAAAGTCGAAGCAGAAGCAAGGAGAAGAGATCTTGGTGGTGAAATGTGAGGTAGTTCTCTTTGATCATCTTTTGTGGATGCTTGAAAATGCTGATCCAAATCTTAGCTTCGATTCTTTGGAAGAACTTGCTGAGCTTTATGTGTTCTAA
- the LOC8272632 gene encoding serine/arginine-rich splicing factor SR45 isoform X2, with product MAKPARGRPSPPSGSGSGSSSRSRSRSRSRSRSFSGSGSGSGSTSRSRSVSSRSRSRSFSSSSPSRSLSSGSRSPPPRKSPAEVARRGRSPPPQSRKASPPPRKASPTRESLVLHIDSLSRNVNEGHLKEIFSNFGEIIHVELAMDRSVNLPKGYGYVEFKTRTDAEKALLYMDGAQIDGNVVRARFTLPPRQKVSPPPKPIAAAPKRDAPKTDNAGADVEKDGPKRQKESPPHRKPLASPRRRSPIARRGGSPRRLPDSPPRRRADSPPARRRMDSPYRRGDTPPRRRPASPARGRSPSPPRRYRSPARGSPRRMRGSPVRRRSPPPPRRRTPPRRARSPPRRSPLRRRSRSPIRRPARSRSRSISPRRGRAPAARRGRSSSYSGSPSPRKVTRKISRSRSPRRPLRGRSTSNSSSSSSPPRKP from the exons ATGGCAAAGCCAGCGCGGGGCCGTCCCTCGCCGCCGTCTGGCTCCGGCTCAGGCTCATCCTCTCGATCCCGGTCGAGGTCGAGGTCTCGCTCACGGTCTTTCTCGGGTTCAGGTTCAGGTTCAGGTTCGACCTCTCGCTCTCGTTCAGTGTCCTCTCGCTCTCGCTCCAGGTCATTCTCTTCCTCGTCTCCTTCTCGTAGCCTCAGCTCTGGTAGCCGCAGTCCTCCTCCGAGAAAGAG TCCTGCTGAGGTAGCTAGGCGAGGCCGTTCTCCGCCACCACAATCTAGAAAAGCTTCTCCGCCTCCGAG GAAGGCTTCTCCCACTCGTGAGTCTCTTGTTCTTCATATCGACTCCCTTAGCAGGAATGTGAATGAGGgccatttaaaagaaatattca GTAACTTTGGTGAAATTATACATGTGGAATTGGCAATGGACCGTAGT GTTAATCTTCCAAAAGGATATGGATATGTTGAGTTCAAGACACGGACTGACGCTGAGAAGGCCTTACTATACATGGATGGG GCCCAAATTGATGGCAATGTTGTTCGGGCAAGGTTCACATTACCTCCGCGACAGAAGGTTTCACCACCCCCAAAGCCTATTGCTGCTGCTCCAAAGAGAGATGCTCCCAAAACTGATAATGCTGGTGCTGATGTTGAGAAGGATGggccaaaacggcaaaaagaAT CTCCTCCTCATCGGAAACCTCTAGCATCTCCTCGAAGAAGATCTCCTATTGCACGGAGAGGTGGATCTCCTAGACGTCTTCCTGATTCTCCTCCACGTCGACGTGCAGATTCTCCTCCTGCTCGTCGGCGGATGGATTCTCCTTATCGTCGTGGAGATACACCTCCAAGGCGGAGACCAGCATCACCAGCTAGAGGACGTTCTCCATCTCCACCAAGGCGTTATAGATCCCCTGCAAG GGGCTCTCCCAGAAGGATGCGCGGTAGTCCTGTGCGCAGACgttctcctcctcctccaagGCGACG CACACCTCCTCGACGAGCCCGTAGTCCTCCCAGAAGGTCTCCCCTTCGTCGTCGTAGTCGCTCTCCGATTCGTCGGCCTGCTCGCTCGCGTTCAAGATCAATTTCACCAAGGAG AGGCCGAGCACCTGCTGCAAGGCGTGGGAGGTCATCATCCTATTCTGGATCACCTAGTCCTCGCAAG GTTACTCGCAAGATATCAAGGAGCCGTAGTCCTAGAAG GCCTCTGCGAGGAAGAAGCACTAGCAACAGTAGCAGTAGCAGTTCACCACCCCGTAAACCATAG
- the LOC8272632 gene encoding serine/arginine-rich splicing factor SR45 isoform X1 — protein MAKPARGRPSPPSGSGSGSSSRSRSRSRSRSRSFSGSGSGSGSTSRSRSVSSRSRSRSFSSSSPSRSLSSGSRSPPPRKSPAEVARRGRSPPPQSRKASPPPRKASPTRESLVLHIDSLSRNVNEGHLKEIFSNFGEIIHVELAMDRSVNLPKGYGYVEFKTRTDAEKALLYMDGAQIDGNVVRARFTLPPRQKVSPPPKPIAAAPKRDAPKTDNAGADVEKDGPKRQKESPPHRKPLASPRRRSPIARRGGSPRRLPDSPPRRRADSPPARRRMDSPYRRGDTPPRRRPASPARGRSPSPPRRYRSPARGSPRRMRGSPVRRRSPPPPRRRTPPRRARSPPRRSPLRRRSRSPIRRPARSRSRSISPRRGRAPAARRGRSSSYSGSPSPRKQVTRKISRSRSPRRPLRGRSTSNSSSSSSPPRKP, from the exons ATGGCAAAGCCAGCGCGGGGCCGTCCCTCGCCGCCGTCTGGCTCCGGCTCAGGCTCATCCTCTCGATCCCGGTCGAGGTCGAGGTCTCGCTCACGGTCTTTCTCGGGTTCAGGTTCAGGTTCAGGTTCGACCTCTCGCTCTCGTTCAGTGTCCTCTCGCTCTCGCTCCAGGTCATTCTCTTCCTCGTCTCCTTCTCGTAGCCTCAGCTCTGGTAGCCGCAGTCCTCCTCCGAGAAAGAG TCCTGCTGAGGTAGCTAGGCGAGGCCGTTCTCCGCCACCACAATCTAGAAAAGCTTCTCCGCCTCCGAG GAAGGCTTCTCCCACTCGTGAGTCTCTTGTTCTTCATATCGACTCCCTTAGCAGGAATGTGAATGAGGgccatttaaaagaaatattca GTAACTTTGGTGAAATTATACATGTGGAATTGGCAATGGACCGTAGT GTTAATCTTCCAAAAGGATATGGATATGTTGAGTTCAAGACACGGACTGACGCTGAGAAGGCCTTACTATACATGGATGGG GCCCAAATTGATGGCAATGTTGTTCGGGCAAGGTTCACATTACCTCCGCGACAGAAGGTTTCACCACCCCCAAAGCCTATTGCTGCTGCTCCAAAGAGAGATGCTCCCAAAACTGATAATGCTGGTGCTGATGTTGAGAAGGATGggccaaaacggcaaaaagaAT CTCCTCCTCATCGGAAACCTCTAGCATCTCCTCGAAGAAGATCTCCTATTGCACGGAGAGGTGGATCTCCTAGACGTCTTCCTGATTCTCCTCCACGTCGACGTGCAGATTCTCCTCCTGCTCGTCGGCGGATGGATTCTCCTTATCGTCGTGGAGATACACCTCCAAGGCGGAGACCAGCATCACCAGCTAGAGGACGTTCTCCATCTCCACCAAGGCGTTATAGATCCCCTGCAAG GGGCTCTCCCAGAAGGATGCGCGGTAGTCCTGTGCGCAGACgttctcctcctcctccaagGCGACG CACACCTCCTCGACGAGCCCGTAGTCCTCCCAGAAGGTCTCCCCTTCGTCGTCGTAGTCGCTCTCCGATTCGTCGGCCTGCTCGCTCGCGTTCAAGATCAATTTCACCAAGGAG AGGCCGAGCACCTGCTGCAAGGCGTGGGAGGTCATCATCCTATTCTGGATCACCTAGTCCTCGCAAG CAGGTTACTCGCAAGATATCAAGGAGCCGTAGTCCTAGAAG GCCTCTGCGAGGAAGAAGCACTAGCAACAGTAGCAGTAGCAGTTCACCACCCCGTAAACCATAG
- the LOC8272632 gene encoding serine/arginine-rich splicing factor SR45 isoform X4, with translation MAKPARGRPSPPSGSGSGSSSRSRSRSRSRSRSFSGSGSGSGSTSRSRSVSSRSRSRSFSSSSPSRSLSSGSRSPPPRKSPAEVARRGRSPPPQSRKASPPPRKASPTRESLVLHIDSLSRNVNEGHLKEIFSNFGEIIHVELAMDRSVNLPKGYGYVEFKTRTDAEKALLYMDGAQIDGNVVRARFTLPPRQKVSPPPKPIAAAPKRDAPKTDNAGADVEKDGPKRQKESPPHRKPLASPRRRSPIARRGGSPRRLPDSPPRRRADSPPARRRMDSPYRRGDTPPRRRPASPARGRSPSPPRRYRSPARRMRGSPVRRRSPPPPRRRTPPRRARSPPRRSPLRRRSRSPIRRPARSRSRSISPRRGRAPAARRGRSSSYSGSPSPRKVTRKISRSRSPRRPLRGRSTSNSSSSSSPPRKP, from the exons ATGGCAAAGCCAGCGCGGGGCCGTCCCTCGCCGCCGTCTGGCTCCGGCTCAGGCTCATCCTCTCGATCCCGGTCGAGGTCGAGGTCTCGCTCACGGTCTTTCTCGGGTTCAGGTTCAGGTTCAGGTTCGACCTCTCGCTCTCGTTCAGTGTCCTCTCGCTCTCGCTCCAGGTCATTCTCTTCCTCGTCTCCTTCTCGTAGCCTCAGCTCTGGTAGCCGCAGTCCTCCTCCGAGAAAGAG TCCTGCTGAGGTAGCTAGGCGAGGCCGTTCTCCGCCACCACAATCTAGAAAAGCTTCTCCGCCTCCGAG GAAGGCTTCTCCCACTCGTGAGTCTCTTGTTCTTCATATCGACTCCCTTAGCAGGAATGTGAATGAGGgccatttaaaagaaatattca GTAACTTTGGTGAAATTATACATGTGGAATTGGCAATGGACCGTAGT GTTAATCTTCCAAAAGGATATGGATATGTTGAGTTCAAGACACGGACTGACGCTGAGAAGGCCTTACTATACATGGATGGG GCCCAAATTGATGGCAATGTTGTTCGGGCAAGGTTCACATTACCTCCGCGACAGAAGGTTTCACCACCCCCAAAGCCTATTGCTGCTGCTCCAAAGAGAGATGCTCCCAAAACTGATAATGCTGGTGCTGATGTTGAGAAGGATGggccaaaacggcaaaaagaAT CTCCTCCTCATCGGAAACCTCTAGCATCTCCTCGAAGAAGATCTCCTATTGCACGGAGAGGTGGATCTCCTAGACGTCTTCCTGATTCTCCTCCACGTCGACGTGCAGATTCTCCTCCTGCTCGTCGGCGGATGGATTCTCCTTATCGTCGTGGAGATACACCTCCAAGGCGGAGACCAGCATCACCAGCTAGAGGACGTTCTCCATCTCCACCAAGGCGTTATAGATCCCCTGCAAG AAGGATGCGCGGTAGTCCTGTGCGCAGACgttctcctcctcctccaagGCGACG CACACCTCCTCGACGAGCCCGTAGTCCTCCCAGAAGGTCTCCCCTTCGTCGTCGTAGTCGCTCTCCGATTCGTCGGCCTGCTCGCTCGCGTTCAAGATCAATTTCACCAAGGAG AGGCCGAGCACCTGCTGCAAGGCGTGGGAGGTCATCATCCTATTCTGGATCACCTAGTCCTCGCAAG GTTACTCGCAAGATATCAAGGAGCCGTAGTCCTAGAAG GCCTCTGCGAGGAAGAAGCACTAGCAACAGTAGCAGTAGCAGTTCACCACCCCGTAAACCATAG
- the LOC8272634 gene encoding ATPase family AAA domain-containing protein 3-like, whose product MGKTYAIGVLSALAASASLSHSNTIAFADGPFNFPPLFSSSNTQNAPPAQSSGQSQPSNSPQPNAAESAPKPVRNDNPRTTSAGFDPEALERGAKALRDIASSTHAKKVFETIKTQEATRQAEMAAKAAEFKAMQAQAETERQRVVYDEQKKLAQHQAQTKSQMARYEDELARKRMQADNEYQRARNQELVKLQEESSIRQEQARRATEEQIQAQRRQTEREKAEIERETIRVRAMAEAEGRAHEAKLAEDVNRRMLVDRANAEREKWVAAINTAFDHIGGGFRAILTDQNKLIVAVGGVTALAAGIYTTREGAKVIWSYVDRILGQPSLIRESSRGKYPWSGFFTRAMNTLSRSAKNGSSENGKGFGDVILHPSLQKRIEQLSNATANTKSHQAPFRNMLFYGPPGTGKTMAARELAHKSGLDYALMTGGDVAPLGSQAVTKIHQLFDWAKKSNRGLLLFIDEADAFLCERNKTYMSEAQRSALNALLFRTGDQSKDIVLALATNRPGDLDSAVADRIDEVLEFPLPGEGERFKLLKLYLDKYIAQAGSTKSGGWFRNLFKKQPQKIEIKGLTDDILKEAAAKTEGFSGREIAKLMASVQAAVYGSQNCVLDTSLFREVVDYKVAEHQQRSKLASKSEGKSA is encoded by the exons atgggAAAAACATATGCAATAGGAGTACTCTCAGCTTTAGCAGCATCTGCTTCTCTTTCACACTCGAACACTATCGCTTTCGCCGACGGTCCTTTTAACTTCCCTCCGCTATTTTCTTCTTCGAATACTCAAAATGCTCCTCCTGCGCAATCATCTGGGCAATCTCAGCCATCCAATTCGCCTCAACCTAATGCTGCAGAATCAGCTCCGAAACCTGTTAGAAATGATAATCCAAGAACGACATCCGCTGGGTTCGATCCGGAGGCGCTCGAGAGAGGTGCTAAAGCATTGAGGGATATCGCGTCTTCTACTCATGCTAAAAAG GTGTTTGAAACTATAAAGACTCAAGAAGCAACAAGGCAGGCAGAAATGGCAGCAAAGGCTGCAGAATTTAAGGCAATGCAAGCGCAAGCTGAAACT GAGAGACAACGGGTAGTATATGATGAACAGAAAAAGTTGGCTCAGCATCAAGCACAAACTAAATCCCAGATGGCTCGTTATGAGGATGAACTGGCACGAAAGAGGATGCAG GCTGATAATGAATACCAAAGAGCGAGGAACCAGGAGCTTGTCAAGCTGCAAGAAGAATCATCAATAAGGCAGGAGCAAGCTCGACGAGCCACGGAAGAACAGATTCAAGCACAAAGGCGGCAAACAGAGAGAGAAAAGGCTGAAATAGAACGTGAAACAATCAGGGTGAGAGCTATGGCTGAAGCAGAAGGGAGAGCTCATGAAGCAAAGCTAGCTGAAGATGTTAACAGGCGAATGCTGGTTGATCGTGCAAATGCTGAAAGAGAGAAATGGGTTGCTGCTATAAATACTGCTTTTGACCATATTGGAG GGGGTTTTCGAGCCATTTTAACCGATCAAAATAAGTTGATAGTTGCTGTGGGGGGAGTGACAGCTCTTGCTGCTGGAATTTATACAACAAG AGAAGGCGCAAAGGTGATTTGGAGCTATGTGGATAGAATATTGGGGCAACCATCTCTTATCAGAGAGTCTTCACGGGGGAAATACCCTTGGTCAGGTTTTTTTACCCGGGCTATGAACACTTTATCACGTAGTGCCAAAAATGGGTCCTCCGAAAATGGAAAAGGGTTCGGTGATGTGATTTTACATCCTTCCCTGCAAAAAAGAATTGAACAACTGTCCAATGCAACTGCCAATACAAAATCCCATCAGGCACCTTTCCGTAACATGCTCTTCTATGGGCCTCCAGGAACGGGGAAAACGATGGCTGCCAGagagcttgctcataaatca GGATTAGATTATGCATTGATGACTGGTGGTGATGTTGCGCCGCTGGGATCACAAGCAGTTACAAAGATACACCAATTATTTGATTGGGCTAAGAAGTCCAACAGGGGTTTGTTGTTGTTCATTGATGAAGCAGATGCATTTCTATGCGA GCGCAATAAAACCTACATGAGCGAAGCTCAACGAAGTGCACTAAATGCCCTTCTCTTCCGCACTGGTGACCAGTCCAAGGATATAGTCCTTGCTCTTGCCACAAACCGTCCAGGTGATCTTGATTCAGCTGTGGCAGATCGTATTGATGAAGTTTTGGAATTTCCCTTACCAGGGGAAGGGGAACGCTTCAAGCTGCTGAAGCTCTATTTGGACAAGTATATAGCTCAGGCTGGATCAACAAAATCTGGTGGTTGGTTCAGGAATTTGTTCAAAAAGCAACCACAGAAGATAGAGATCAAGGGACTGACTGATGACATCTTAAAGGAGGCAGCAGCTAAAACTGAAGGGTTTTCTGGGAGGGAGATAGCAAAATTGATGGCAAGTGTCCAAGCTGCAGTTTATGGGAGTCAGAATTGTGTACTTGATACAAGCCTGTTTCGTGAAGTAGTAGATTATAAAGTTGCAGAACATCAACAAAGGAGTAAACTGGCATCAAAATCAGAGGGAAAAAGTGCGTAG